The following proteins are encoded in a genomic region of Paenibacillus sp. FSL R7-0273:
- a CDS encoding beta-galactosidase: protein MKQKLYYGAAWYPELWGETERQQDLRLMKETGINLVRMGEFIWSELEPEEDVIDIRPFAQHVRLLHDQGIDTIMCTPTATPPIWLTHGHPERLFVRADGAVMGHGSRQHICTNNPYFRQRAAIIAEHLARELGKLPGLIAWQLDNEFKAHVAECMCGTCRVLWQEWLEQRYGSIDRLNEAWGTAVWSHTYQSFGQVTQPVATPFLHNSSLVTMYRLFQMEKIAEFASEQASILRRYSDAPITHNSSVAFHVDNEQLFKELNFASYDTYASQANRHAYLLNCDLWRNFKPGRDFWLLETSPAHAGSLANYGQPHPDGYLTAEAVSAYALGAGAFCYWLWRQQRSGSEQTHSSILSAWGDPALGYDNVRAASAARMAIEPHMLATRPVQAEVAITYSDRAKAYLATEPHRKLNYRSLFGDFYKRIVDMGIHRDLVPEGGELTGYKLLFTPFVHYLSPEYLRRALAFAEAGGIWIAGPLSGGRTAEHTLHTDAALGELERYAGVHTKYVYPMEGTGSIGQAFGLSAPLSLWSAVFEPLPGGASVIGEITEGRTPGLAFVTEQPYGRGAIVMLGSLPAGGDGDQLLQALIGHYAGRAGVTLRSDVTAGTVVCPRRGDAGELWTVVNMDGLGGTVILPRSGQDVLASRAVPAGPLALEPYEYRLIALEE from the coding sequence GTGAAGCAAAAACTGTATTACGGCGCAGCTTGGTATCCCGAGCTGTGGGGAGAAACGGAGCGGCAGCAGGATCTTCGGCTTATGAAGGAAACCGGGATCAACCTGGTCCGCATGGGCGAGTTCATCTGGTCGGAGCTGGAGCCTGAGGAGGATGTTATTGATATCCGCCCGTTTGCACAGCATGTCCGGCTGCTGCATGACCAAGGCATTGATACCATTATGTGTACACCGACCGCAACGCCGCCTATATGGCTGACGCACGGGCATCCCGAGCGGCTGTTCGTCAGGGCAGACGGGGCGGTAATGGGCCACGGGTCCAGACAGCATATCTGTACCAATAATCCGTATTTCCGGCAGCGGGCAGCCATTATCGCTGAACATTTAGCCAGGGAACTCGGTAAGCTGCCCGGCCTTATTGCCTGGCAGCTGGATAATGAGTTCAAAGCACATGTAGCCGAATGCATGTGCGGAACCTGCCGGGTGCTGTGGCAGGAGTGGCTCGAGCAGCGCTACGGCAGCATTGACAGGCTGAACGAGGCTTGGGGAACCGCTGTTTGGAGCCATACCTATCAGTCCTTTGGGCAGGTGACACAGCCCGTGGCCACTCCGTTCCTGCATAACTCCTCGCTCGTTACGATGTACCGGCTGTTCCAGATGGAAAAGATCGCTGAATTTGCCTCTGAACAGGCAAGTATTCTGCGCCGCTATTCAGATGCGCCCATCACCCACAACAGCAGCGTTGCCTTTCATGTGGATAATGAGCAGCTGTTCAAGGAGCTGAATTTCGCTTCCTATGACACCTATGCCTCCCAGGCCAACCGGCATGCCTATCTGCTGAACTGTGATCTATGGCGTAATTTCAAGCCGGGCCGTGATTTCTGGCTGCTTGAGACAAGCCCGGCCCACGCCGGCTCCCTGGCAAATTACGGACAGCCGCATCCGGACGGCTACCTTACAGCCGAAGCAGTGTCCGCGTATGCGCTTGGAGCCGGGGCTTTCTGCTACTGGCTGTGGCGGCAGCAGCGCTCGGGCAGCGAGCAGACACACAGCTCGATTCTTAGCGCATGGGGTGACCCCGCGCTCGGCTACGATAATGTACGGGCCGCTTCAGCAGCACGTATGGCAATCGAGCCGCATATGCTGGCTACCCGGCCGGTGCAGGCCGAGGTTGCCATCACCTATTCGGACCGGGCCAAGGCTTATCTGGCTACTGAGCCGCACCGGAAGCTGAATTACCGCTCGCTGTTCGGAGATTTCTATAAGCGGATTGTAGACATGGGCATCCACCGCGATCTGGTACCGGAAGGCGGCGAGCTCACCGGCTACAAGCTGCTGTTCACCCCCTTTGTGCATTATCTGTCACCTGAGTATTTGCGGAGAGCACTGGCATTCGCGGAGGCTGGCGGCATCTGGATCGCCGGCCCGCTGAGCGGCGGACGCACAGCAGAGCATACGCTTCATACGGATGCTGCGCTGGGTGAGCTTGAGCGGTATGCAGGCGTGCATACCAAATACGTCTACCCGATGGAGGGGACCGGCAGCATCGGGCAGGCCTTTGGCTTGTCCGCGCCGCTGTCCTTATGGAGCGCGGTGTTTGAGCCGCTGCCCGGCGGAGCTTCCGTGATCGGTGAGATCACGGAGGGCCGGACGCCGGGCCTTGCCTTTGTGACCGAGCAGCCGTATGGCCGGGGGGCCATCGTAATGCTCGGCTCGCTGCCGGCCGGCGGGGACGGCGATCAGCTGCTGCAGGCGCTGATCGGGCATTATGCCGGCCGGGCCGGCGTGACACTGCGCAGCGATGTCACTGCCGGCACTGTGGTGTGCCCGCGGCGCGGGGACGCGGGCGAGCTGTGGACCGTCGTGAACATGGACGGTCTCGGGGGCACTGTGATCCTGCCGCGCAGCGGGCAGGATGTGCTTGCCAGCCGGGCTGTGCCAGCCGGCCCGCTGGCACTTGAGCCGTATGAATACCGGCTCATTGCGCTGGAGGAATAA
- a CDS encoding ABC transporter permease: MKQGAAMGTAEIHTGSAYRSKRELIFKRLKRDKWLYILLTPGLLYFLLFKYVPMWGILLAFKDFQPFLGFMKSEWVGLEHFRTFFQNPDFFMLLRNTLVLSLLNLVFFFPAPIILALLLNEIRLSFYKRTIQTLIYVPHFISMVIVASISYVFLTTQGGAVNEFLYTYTGSKIDFLADPNWFRPMIILQTIWKECGWGTIIFLAALAGVDVEQYEAAVMDGASRWRQIWHITLPAIRSTIVILLILRMGTILDNGFEQIYLMMNALNREVAEVFDTYVYALGITQGAFSYSTAVGLFKSVIGVVLVLGTNWLAKKFGESGLY; encoded by the coding sequence ATGAAACAAGGAGCGGCGATGGGAACAGCGGAGATTCATACTGGCAGCGCCTACCGCAGTAAGCGGGAGCTGATCTTCAAACGTCTGAAGCGCGATAAATGGCTCTACATCCTGCTAACCCCGGGACTCCTGTATTTTCTGCTGTTTAAATATGTGCCGATGTGGGGGATTCTCCTCGCATTCAAGGATTTCCAGCCTTTCCTGGGCTTCATGAAAAGCGAATGGGTCGGACTTGAGCATTTCCGCACATTTTTCCAGAATCCGGACTTTTTCATGCTGCTGCGTAACACACTTGTATTGTCACTGCTGAATCTGGTGTTCTTTTTCCCGGCACCGATTATACTGGCACTGCTATTAAATGAAATACGGCTGTCCTTCTATAAACGGACGATTCAAACGCTGATTTATGTGCCGCATTTCATATCAATGGTAATCGTCGCCAGTATATCATATGTGTTTCTGACCACTCAGGGCGGAGCAGTCAATGAATTCCTGTATACGTATACAGGCAGCAAAATCGACTTCCTCGCCGACCCTAACTGGTTCCGGCCGATGATCATCCTCCAGACGATCTGGAAGGAATGCGGATGGGGAACAATTATCTTCCTTGCAGCTCTGGCCGGTGTCGATGTAGAGCAGTATGAAGCTGCTGTTATGGACGGGGCAAGCCGCTGGCGGCAGATCTGGCATATTACACTGCCGGCGATCCGCAGCACCATTGTTATTCTGCTGATTCTGCGGATGGGAACCATTCTGGACAACGGGTTCGAGCAGATCTATCTGATGATGAATGCGCTCAACCGTGAGGTTGCTGAAGTCTTTGATACATATGTATATGCGCTGGGGATTACCCAGGGGGCATTCAGCTACAGTACGGCTGTCGGACTGTTCAAATCGGTAATCGGGGTTGTACTGGTGCTCGGCACCAACTGGCTCGCCAAGAAATTCGGCGAATCGGGACTTTACTAA
- a CDS encoding carbohydrate ABC transporter permease, which yields MVKKQYRSTGEITFDIFNYIILGIIGIAAILPFLFVVAGSFATEAEITKRAVFLIPTTISFDAYKFIFSTDTIVRSIGVSLYVTVIGTIVNLFFTVTMAYPMAKRYLMGRNLILNMVIFTMLFGGGMIPTYLVIRDLQLLDTLNALILPGAISAFNLIIVKNFFQELPVEMEEAARIDGCSELGLLWKIVLPLSKPVLATFTLFYAVGHWNNFFSALLYINDPSKWPLQVMLRQIVMLSQSAAGDLSLMDPNFVQPPEQSIKMAVIVVGTLPIMCVYPFLQKHFAKGVMLGSVKG from the coding sequence GTGGTTAAGAAGCAATATCGGAGCACAGGTGAGATCACCTTTGACATCTTCAATTATATTATCCTAGGCATTATCGGAATCGCCGCCATCCTGCCGTTTCTGTTCGTAGTCGCCGGTTCGTTCGCAACGGAGGCGGAGATTACAAAGCGTGCGGTCTTCCTGATTCCTACAACGATCTCGTTTGATGCCTATAAATTTATCTTTTCAACGGATACAATTGTACGAAGCATCGGGGTGTCATTGTATGTAACGGTTATCGGGACAATTGTCAATTTGTTCTTCACCGTGACGATGGCATATCCGATGGCCAAACGCTATCTGATGGGCCGCAATCTGATCCTCAATATGGTTATTTTCACCATGCTGTTCGGGGGAGGCATGATCCCCACTTACCTGGTCATCCGTGATCTCCAGCTGCTGGATACCTTAAATGCCCTGATTTTGCCGGGGGCAATCAGCGCGTTCAACTTGATTATCGTTAAAAACTTCTTCCAGGAGCTTCCGGTGGAAATGGAGGAGGCGGCACGGATTGACGGCTGCAGCGAGCTTGGCCTGCTGTGGAAAATCGTGCTTCCGCTCTCAAAGCCGGTGCTGGCGACCTTTACGCTCTTTTACGCGGTAGGACACTGGAATAACTTCTTCTCGGCGCTGCTCTATATCAATGATCCGTCCAAGTGGCCGCTGCAGGTCATGCTGCGCCAGATCGTTATGCTGTCCCAGTCGGCAGCCGGCGACCTCAGCCTGATGGATCCGAATTTTGTCCAGCCGCCTGAGCAGTCGATCAAAATGGCCGTAATCGTGGTCGGTACACTTCCGATTATGTGTGTCTACCCGTTTCTGCAAAAGCACTTCGCCAAAGGGGTGATGCTCGGTTCAGTCAAAGGTTAA
- a CDS encoding extracellular solute-binding protein, with protein MKTLSSAGKKSIKFKKRLFTLLSTIMIVSVMSGCGGNNANNAAGTNGAAGNEGAAGATAGTETAKPLDLTLMLPIFKTNYPKDDSPVAAKLEELTNTNIHFEWVPNASYTDKFNITLASGKLPDIIYVGDVKASSFVNAARSGAFWEVGPYLKDYPNLSKANPVILNNSAIDGKNYGIYRGRALGRNGVVFRKDWLDKLGLETPQTVDEFYNMLKAFKEQDPDGNGKDDTYGMVMVKWTGGWASGFDAIKLWFGSPNRWGVQDGKLVPEHEYPEYVEALKFMKKLYDEQLVNSDFAVMDSSKWTDPVVNNQAGVIVDVVDTAARIDDKIHAALQKDGKDEPDRHYMDVIGGVKGADGQLHTLPTSGFAGMLAIPKSSVKTEDELKRVLAFLDKVNDAELQTLTGFGIEGVHYNLVDGFVERSTDTVLLESEVEGLNQMVPYIPDENAKAAKQVKQTELRNKQTELQKQNEATIVVNPAEALISTVYTQKGSQLDNVINDARIKFIVGQIDEAGLKSAFDVWRKTGGDELVTEMNELYAKLGK; from the coding sequence ATGAAAACTCTAAGTTCAGCAGGAAAGAAATCCATTAAATTCAAAAAGCGGTTGTTTACGCTACTGTCAACTATTATGATTGTAAGTGTGATGTCAGGCTGCGGAGGCAATAACGCAAATAATGCAGCAGGGACAAACGGGGCTGCAGGCAATGAAGGGGCTGCCGGGGCTACTGCGGGAACGGAAACAGCGAAGCCGCTGGATCTGACGCTGATGCTGCCGATTTTTAAAACCAACTATCCAAAGGACGACAGCCCGGTTGCAGCCAAGCTGGAAGAGCTGACGAATACCAATATCCATTTCGAATGGGTACCGAATGCTTCGTATACCGATAAATTCAACATTACGCTTGCCTCAGGCAAGCTGCCCGATATTATTTATGTAGGCGATGTTAAGGCTTCGAGCTTTGTCAATGCGGCAAGATCCGGTGCTTTCTGGGAGGTTGGACCCTACCTTAAGGATTATCCTAACCTGAGCAAAGCTAACCCGGTCATTCTGAACAACTCGGCCATTGACGGCAAAAACTACGGAATTTACAGAGGCCGGGCACTGGGCCGCAACGGTGTAGTATTCCGCAAAGACTGGCTGGATAAGCTGGGCCTTGAGACTCCGCAGACGGTGGATGAGTTCTACAATATGCTGAAAGCGTTTAAAGAGCAGGATCCGGACGGTAACGGCAAGGATGACACCTACGGCATGGTTATGGTAAAGTGGACCGGCGGCTGGGCCAGCGGCTTTGATGCGATCAAGCTGTGGTTCGGATCTCCAAACAGATGGGGCGTCCAGGATGGCAAGCTTGTACCTGAGCATGAATATCCGGAGTACGTGGAAGCGCTTAAATTTATGAAAAAGCTGTACGATGAGCAGCTGGTCAACTCCGACTTCGCGGTTATGGACAGCTCTAAGTGGACTGATCCGGTTGTTAACAACCAGGCAGGCGTTATTGTCGATGTTGTCGACACTGCGGCACGTATTGACGATAAGATTCACGCTGCATTACAGAAGGACGGCAAGGATGAGCCAGACCGTCACTACATGGATGTTATTGGCGGCGTTAAGGGAGCCGACGGACAACTGCATACACTCCCGACTTCAGGCTTCGCCGGTATGCTGGCTATCCCGAAATCCTCTGTCAAAACTGAGGATGAGCTGAAGCGGGTGCTGGCTTTCCTGGACAAGGTGAATGATGCGGAGCTGCAAACGCTGACAGGATTCGGAATTGAGGGCGTTCACTACAACCTCGTGGATGGTTTTGTAGAACGTTCAACTGATACTGTTCTGCTGGAATCTGAAGTAGAAGGCCTCAATCAGATGGTTCCTTATATCCCGGATGAGAATGCAAAAGCTGCTAAGCAGGTTAAGCAAACGGAGCTGCGGAATAAGCAGACAGAGCTGCAAAAACAAAATGAAGCAACCATCGTGGTTAACCCGGCTGAAGCACTGATCTCTACTGTTTATACACAAAAAGGCTCACAGCTTGATAATGTTATCAATGATGCGCGCATCAAGTTTATTGTCGGACAAATTGACGAAGCCGGACTGAAATCAGCCTTTGATGTATGGCGGAAGACAGGCGGAGACGAGCTGGTAACAGAAATGAACGAATTGTACGCAAAATTGGGTAAATAG